One segment of Brassica napus cultivar Da-Ae chromosome C3, Da-Ae, whole genome shotgun sequence DNA contains the following:
- the LOC106420781 gene encoding protein SMAX1-LIKE 8-like, translating into MPTAVNVAKQCLTTESAYALEEAVNVARRRGHSQTTSLHAVSALLSLPTSVLRDACARVRNSAYSPRLQFKALDLCLSVSLDRIQSGHQQPGSDDPPVSNSLMAAIKRSQAHQRRLPESFRLYQEMSQSNQNSSSLSCAKVELRQLILSILDDPVVSRVFGEAGFRSSELKLSIIRPIPHLFRYSSPRGQQQQPLFLCNVTGNHAEPESNPVRWGFSIPKRNLTGDSSDHRRISDVFTREKARNPLLVGVSAYCVLNDFLKSLENRTDGLTAVNIGSEISDQIKVKFDKTFIDARFRDLGKVAEQGSGPGLVLNYGDLRVFTDGEGNVSAASYIVGKVSELLRRSGRRVWLIGATASNDVYEKMVRKFPNVEKDWDLQLLTITNTLRSCSPHHKSSLMGSFVPFGGFFSTPYDMKLPFSGFNKEITGPVSSISDQTQSTLPPWLQMTTIPDLNQKSDPKTKEGLESVCGNKSTSSASASTDSAKSVTTDLNLRMCPVTAGFGLKTRSASSACLDNPRDLNAESFKIIYQRLTNRVSGQDEAARVISCALSQPPKISTRRDVWLNLAGPDTVGKRRMSLVLAEIVYQSEHRFMPVDLGVAEHEMSGCDDVMRLRGKTMVDHIFEVMCRNPFCVVFLENIDKADEKLQVSLSKAIETGKFMDSHGREVGIGNTTFVMTSSSVQDYGTVTTYSEEQLLRVKEGLVEIWIETVSCLSSEKKRKLGLGETVETGKRLNRTTNGVLDLNLPAQETEETYQDSKLWLVNLKKHDSLIEVPFKPFDFEGLAERIKRILKETFAKCVRSDCLLEIDPKIMERLLAAIYFSDNRKDIIKELMEKVMAKVFLHVKERYEITSGCVVKLFGRDLDVLSEDEMDLFLVKSQ; encoded by the exons ATGCCAACGGCGGTGAACGTAGCGAAGCAATGCTTGACAACAGAATCAGCCTACGCGCTAGAAGAAGCCGTGAACGTGGCGCGTCGACGAGGACACTCACAAACGACGTCGCTTCACGCCGTATCCGCTTTACTCTCTCTACCAACCTCCGTCTTACGCGACGCGTGCGCCCGTGTCCGAAACTCAGCTTACTCTCCTCGTCTCCAGTTCAAAGCTCTAGATCTCTGCCTCAGCGTTTCCTTGGACCGGATCCAATCGGGTCATCAACAACCCGGGTCCGACGACCCGCCTGTCTCGAACTCTCTCATGGCTGCGATAAAACGGTCTCAAGCTCACCAGCGTCGTCTCCCGGAGAGTTTCAGACTGTACCAAGAGATGTCTCAGAGTAATCAGAACTCGAGTTCGCTCTCTTGCGCGAAGGTGGAGCTTCGTCAGCTGATTCTCTCGATCTTGGATGACCCGGTTGTGAGTCGGGTATTCGGTGAAGCGGGGTTTCGGAGCTCCGAGTTAAAGCTCTCGATTATCCGACCAATCCCTCATCTCTTCCGTTATTCATCTCCACGTGGACAGCAGCAACAGCCTCTGTTCCTCTGTAACGTAACCGGGAATCATGCCGAACCGGAATCGAACCCGGTTCGGTGGGGTTTCAGCATCCCGAAACGGAATCTAACCGGAGATTCTTCTGATCACCGGAGGATCAGCGATGTTTTCACGAGGGAAAAAGCGAGGAATCCTCTGCTTGTGGGTGTATCGGCTTACTGTGTATTAAACGATTTTTTAAAGTCGCTCGAAAACCGAACCGACGGTTTAACCGCGGTTAACATCGGTTCAGAAATATCCGACCAAATAAAAGTCAAGTTCGATAAAACATTCATCGACGCTAGGTTTCGCGATCTAGGGAAAGTGGCTGAGCAAGGGTCAGGACCTGGTTTAGTCTTGAACTACGGAGATTTGAGGGTATTCACTGACGGTGAAGGAAACGTGTCGGCGGCTAGTTACATTGTGGGTAAGGTTTCGGAGCTGTTGCGGAGAAGCGGGAGGAGAGTGTGGTTGATCGGAGCGACGGCGAGCAACGACGTTTATGAGAAGATGGTGAGGAAGTTTCCGAACGTGGAGAAAGACTGGGACTTGCAGTTACTCACCATCACCAATACTCTTAGGTCTTGTTCGCCTCACCACAAATCCAG TTTGATGGGATCGTTTGTTCCATTTGGTGGATTTTTCTCAACACCTTATGACATGAAACTACCGTTCTCCGGTTTTAACAAGGAAATCACCGGACCAGTTTCTTCCATATCCGACCAGACCCAATCTACCTTGCCACCTTGGTTGCAGATGACCACAATACCCGATTTAAACCAGAAATCTGATCCCAAG ACCAAAGAAGGGTTGGAATCAGTTTGCGGTAATAAGTCCACGAGCAGTGCTTCTGCATCAACTGATTCAGCTAAATCGGTCACGACTGATCTGAATCTAAGGATGTGTCCGGTCACCGCAGGCTTTGGTCTCAAGACACGATCTGCGTCCTCCGCTTGCTTGGATAATCCAAGGGATCTCAACGCAGAGAGCTTCAAGATTATATACCAAAGGTTAACCAATAGGGTTTCAGGGCAAGATGAGGCTGCTAGGGTTATCAGCTGCGCATTATCACAACCACCTAAGATTAGCACTAGAAGAGATGTTTGGCTCAATTTGGCTGGTCCTGATACCGTAGGCAAGAGGAGAATGTCGCTTGTGCTTGCTGAGATTGTGTATCAAAGTGAGCACAGATTCATGCCGGTTGATCTTGGTGTCGCTGAACATGAAATGAGCGGTTGTGATGACGTGATGCGGCTGAGAGGAAAGACAATGGTGGATCATATCTTTGAAGTGATGTGTAGGAACCCTTTCTGTGTAGTGTTCCTTGAGAACATTGACAAGGCCGACGAGAAGCTGCAGGTAAGCTTGTCTAAGGCTATTGAAACTGGTAAGTTCATGGATTCGCATGGGAGAGAAGTTGGTATCGGAAACACAACGTTTGTTATGACTTCGTCTTCCGTACAAGATTATGGAACAGTAACCACTTATTCTGAAGAGCAACTCTTGAGAGTAAAAGAGGGGCTAGTGGAGATATGGATCGAAACTGTGTCCTGTCTGAGCTCGGAGAAAAAGAGGAAGCTAGGTTTGGGAGAAACTGTAGAGACGGGGAAAAGGTTGAACAGAACAACTAATGGAGTTCTTGATCTGAACCTTCCGGCGCAAGAAACCGAGGAAACATATCAGGACTCAAAGCTTTGGTTAGTGAATTTGAAGAAACACGACAGTCTCATTGAGGTTCCTTTTAAGCCTTTTGACTTTGAAGGATTAGCAGAAAGAATCAAAAGGATCTTAAAAGAAACATTTGCAAAGTGTGTGAGATCAGATTGTTTGCTGGAGATTGACCCTAAGATCATGGAACGATTACTAGCAGCTATTTATTTCTCGGACAATAGAAAAGATATCATCAAAGAGTTGATGGAGAAAGTAATGGCTAAAGTGTTCTTGCATGTTAAAGAAAGGTATGAAATCACTTCTGGTTGTGTAGTAAAACTGTTTGGTCGAGATCTTGACGTTTTGAGTGAGGACGAAATGGACTTGTTCCTTGTAAAATCTCAGTAG
- the LOC125584301 gene encoding zinc finger CCCH domain-containing protein 29-like isoform X1 — protein sequence MIPLPCKIPFYEEEMCGSDRNLCSSRTSFTEAELMRAKEEQERVDATMPLLEYAACDDLPSFKRQTEENSLDINEPGLWYCKRVGSKKMGFQERTPLMVAAMYGSIEVLTYIISIGRSDVNRVSSDEEKVTALHCAVSGCSVSIVQVIKILLDASASPNFLDANRNKPVDLLVQASRFIPNQTRKAVELLLTGIISSEEEEVMKSVVSKYPADASLPDINEGVYGTDEFRMFSFKVKPCSRAYSHDWTECPFVHPGENARRRDPRKYPYTCVPCPEFRKGSCPKGDSCEYAHGVFESWLHPAQYKTRLCKDETCCARKVCFFAHRRDELRAVNASTGSAVVSPPMSPSSPMGNNGVTLSPRNGGLWQNRVNGLTPPPLQLNGSRLKSSLSARDMDVEMELRLRRGAYDSPSSVMQLQSPSRNHYPSSPVRQPPPHGFESSAAMAAAVMNARSSAFARRSLSFKPAPVATSNVVSEWGSPNGKLEWGMQREELNKMRRSASFGIHGNNNNSYNNVSVPVRDYSDEPDVSWVNSLVKESEPERAFGLNERVGNTFKVRSWAEQMYIDHEKQQIVA from the exons ATGATTCCCCTTCCTTGCAAGATTCCATTTTACga AGAAGAGATGTGCGGCTCAGATAGAAACCTCTGCTCTTCAAGAACCAGCTTCACAGAAGCCGAACTCATGAGGGCCAAAGAAGAACAAGAACGTGTTGACGCCACCATGCCTCTTCTCGAATACGCCGCCTGCGACGATCTACCATCGTTCAAGAGACAAACCGAAGAGAACTCGCTGGACATCAATGAACCGGGCTTGTGGTACTGCAAACGAGTCGGGTCGAAAAAGATGGGGTTCCAAGAAAGAACACCTCTCATGGTTGCTGCTATGTACGGAAGCATCGAAGTTCTAACTTACATAATCTCCATAGGAAGATCAGACGTGAACAGAGTTTCAAGCGACGAGGAGAAAGTCACAGCTCTTCACTGTGCTGTTTCTGGCTGTTCTGTCTCTATCGTCCAAGTCATCAAGATCTTGCTTGATGCCTCTGCTTCACCTAACTTCCTTGACGCTAACCGGAATAAACCGGTTGATCTATTGGTTCAAGCTTCTCGGTTTATACCTAACCAGACTAGAAAAGCGGTTGAGCTTCTGTTAACCGGAATTATTAGTtcagaagaggaggaagtgaTGAAGAGTGTTGTGAGTAAGTATCCAGCTGATGCATCCCTTCCTGATATCAACGAAGGTGTTTACGGAACAGACGAGTTTAGGATGTTTAGCTTCAAGGTCAAGCCATGTTCTAGGGCTTACTCACACGACTGGACCGAGTGTCCTTTTGTTCATCCTGGCGAGAACGCCAGGAGGAGAGATCCGAGGAAGTATCCTTACACTTGTGTCCCTTGCCCTGAGTTTCGTAAAGGGTCTTGTCCTAAAGGAGATTCATGCGAGTATGCTCACGGTGTTTTCGAGTCTTGGCTTCACCCCGCTCAGTATAAGACACGGCTTTGTAAAGATGAGACGTGTTGcgcaaggaaggtttgtttctttGCTCATAGGAGGGATGAGTTGAGAGCTGTTAATGCTTCCACTGGCTCAGCAGTAGTTTCACCGCCGATGTCTCCTTCATCGCCTATGGGTAATAACGGTGTTACTTTGTCTCCAAGAAACGGTGGTTTATGGCAGAACAGAGTTAATGGCCTTACACCACCACCGTTGCAGCTTAACGGTAGTAGATTGAAGTCTAGTTTGAGCGCTAGAGATATGGATGTGGAGATGGAGCTAAGGCTTCGTCGTGGTGCTTATGATTCTCCTTCTTCTGTGATGCAACTTCAATCTCCAAGCAGGAACCATTACCCTTCTTCCCCTGTGAGGCAACCGCCTCCACACGGGTTCGAGTCTTCAGCAGCTATGGCAGCTGCGGTGATGAACGCGAGATCCTCAGCGTTTGCTAGACGCAGTTTGAGTTTTAAACCAGCTCCGGTGGCTACTTCGAATGTTGTCTCGGAGTGGGGATCGCCTAACGGGAAGCTTGAGTGGGGAATGCAAAGAGAGGAGCTGAACAAGATGAGGAGAAGCGCCTCCTTTGGCATTCAcggaaacaacaacaacagttaCAACAACGTGTCGGTTCCTGTAAGAGACTACAGTGATGAGCCAGATGTCTCCTGGGTGAACTCTTTGGTGAAAGAGAGTGAGCCTGAGAGAGCCTTTGGGTTGAATGAGAGGGTAGGGAACACGTTTAAGGTGCGGTCGTGGGCAGAGCAAATGTACATAGACCATGAGAAGCAGCAGATTGTGGCATAA
- the LOC125584301 gene encoding zinc finger CCCH domain-containing protein 29-like isoform X2, with protein sequence MCGSDRNLCSSRTSFTEAELMRAKEEQERVDATMPLLEYAACDDLPSFKRQTEENSLDINEPGLWYCKRVGSKKMGFQERTPLMVAAMYGSIEVLTYIISIGRSDVNRVSSDEEKVTALHCAVSGCSVSIVQVIKILLDASASPNFLDANRNKPVDLLVQASRFIPNQTRKAVELLLTGIISSEEEEVMKSVVSKYPADASLPDINEGVYGTDEFRMFSFKVKPCSRAYSHDWTECPFVHPGENARRRDPRKYPYTCVPCPEFRKGSCPKGDSCEYAHGVFESWLHPAQYKTRLCKDETCCARKVCFFAHRRDELRAVNASTGSAVVSPPMSPSSPMGNNGVTLSPRNGGLWQNRVNGLTPPPLQLNGSRLKSSLSARDMDVEMELRLRRGAYDSPSSVMQLQSPSRNHYPSSPVRQPPPHGFESSAAMAAAVMNARSSAFARRSLSFKPAPVATSNVVSEWGSPNGKLEWGMQREELNKMRRSASFGIHGNNNNSYNNVSVPVRDYSDEPDVSWVNSLVKESEPERAFGLNERVGNTFKVRSWAEQMYIDHEKQQIVA encoded by the coding sequence ATGTGCGGCTCAGATAGAAACCTCTGCTCTTCAAGAACCAGCTTCACAGAAGCCGAACTCATGAGGGCCAAAGAAGAACAAGAACGTGTTGACGCCACCATGCCTCTTCTCGAATACGCCGCCTGCGACGATCTACCATCGTTCAAGAGACAAACCGAAGAGAACTCGCTGGACATCAATGAACCGGGCTTGTGGTACTGCAAACGAGTCGGGTCGAAAAAGATGGGGTTCCAAGAAAGAACACCTCTCATGGTTGCTGCTATGTACGGAAGCATCGAAGTTCTAACTTACATAATCTCCATAGGAAGATCAGACGTGAACAGAGTTTCAAGCGACGAGGAGAAAGTCACAGCTCTTCACTGTGCTGTTTCTGGCTGTTCTGTCTCTATCGTCCAAGTCATCAAGATCTTGCTTGATGCCTCTGCTTCACCTAACTTCCTTGACGCTAACCGGAATAAACCGGTTGATCTATTGGTTCAAGCTTCTCGGTTTATACCTAACCAGACTAGAAAAGCGGTTGAGCTTCTGTTAACCGGAATTATTAGTtcagaagaggaggaagtgaTGAAGAGTGTTGTGAGTAAGTATCCAGCTGATGCATCCCTTCCTGATATCAACGAAGGTGTTTACGGAACAGACGAGTTTAGGATGTTTAGCTTCAAGGTCAAGCCATGTTCTAGGGCTTACTCACACGACTGGACCGAGTGTCCTTTTGTTCATCCTGGCGAGAACGCCAGGAGGAGAGATCCGAGGAAGTATCCTTACACTTGTGTCCCTTGCCCTGAGTTTCGTAAAGGGTCTTGTCCTAAAGGAGATTCATGCGAGTATGCTCACGGTGTTTTCGAGTCTTGGCTTCACCCCGCTCAGTATAAGACACGGCTTTGTAAAGATGAGACGTGTTGcgcaaggaaggtttgtttctttGCTCATAGGAGGGATGAGTTGAGAGCTGTTAATGCTTCCACTGGCTCAGCAGTAGTTTCACCGCCGATGTCTCCTTCATCGCCTATGGGTAATAACGGTGTTACTTTGTCTCCAAGAAACGGTGGTTTATGGCAGAACAGAGTTAATGGCCTTACACCACCACCGTTGCAGCTTAACGGTAGTAGATTGAAGTCTAGTTTGAGCGCTAGAGATATGGATGTGGAGATGGAGCTAAGGCTTCGTCGTGGTGCTTATGATTCTCCTTCTTCTGTGATGCAACTTCAATCTCCAAGCAGGAACCATTACCCTTCTTCCCCTGTGAGGCAACCGCCTCCACACGGGTTCGAGTCTTCAGCAGCTATGGCAGCTGCGGTGATGAACGCGAGATCCTCAGCGTTTGCTAGACGCAGTTTGAGTTTTAAACCAGCTCCGGTGGCTACTTCGAATGTTGTCTCGGAGTGGGGATCGCCTAACGGGAAGCTTGAGTGGGGAATGCAAAGAGAGGAGCTGAACAAGATGAGGAGAAGCGCCTCCTTTGGCATTCAcggaaacaacaacaacagttaCAACAACGTGTCGGTTCCTGTAAGAGACTACAGTGATGAGCCAGATGTCTCCTGGGTGAACTCTTTGGTGAAAGAGAGTGAGCCTGAGAGAGCCTTTGGGTTGAATGAGAGGGTAGGGAACACGTTTAAGGTGCGGTCGTGGGCAGAGCAAATGTACATAGACCATGAGAAGCAGCAGATTGTGGCATAA